One genomic region from Heliomicrobium undosum encodes:
- a CDS encoding HD-GYP domain-containing protein: MLSKRYGVGDVLKQDVYSLQGHLLIPRGAMISERLMAQIHKWEEIGVLIDKVPSSGSRNAQEPESDGEDICFLPRRKSKEEDVLYHQAIETVRDVFLDIRAGHVFNQQAVQERASAIVSSVIHDEKVGFRLNHLWQADDYTLHHSVDVCLLSTLIGLSIGMDREELNELAAGAILHDVGKIYIPRSILNKKGALSNREYETIKKHPVFGVKYFQETGMDLSDAQLYCILQHHEHCDGTGYPQGLRYPRIHLFARIVAVADVFSALTAGRPHRAPMDQLHAIDILCRESRSHLDMHIVSILINRLRDLLLHTRVRLNTGDEGYVVDFFESSPLRPTVLVTQDAFGRKVVSPYLVHLRQEQELSLQEILSGKQA, encoded by the coding sequence ATGCTTTCCAAACGGTACGGCGTTGGCGATGTGTTGAAGCAGGATGTCTATTCCTTACAGGGTCACCTGCTGATTCCCCGGGGCGCAATGATCAGTGAACGTCTCATGGCGCAAATCCATAAATGGGAGGAGATCGGGGTGCTGATTGATAAAGTGCCTTCTTCCGGATCTCGCAATGCCCAGGAGCCTGAGTCGGACGGTGAAGATATCTGCTTTCTGCCCCGGCGAAAAAGCAAGGAAGAAGATGTCCTCTATCATCAAGCGATTGAGACGGTGCGCGATGTTTTCCTGGATATCCGCGCAGGGCATGTTTTTAACCAGCAGGCGGTCCAGGAAAGAGCATCCGCTATCGTTTCGTCGGTCATCCACGATGAGAAGGTCGGTTTTCGGCTGAACCATCTGTGGCAGGCCGATGACTACACCTTGCACCATTCCGTGGACGTTTGTCTTCTTTCCACCCTGATCGGGCTCAGCATCGGCATGGATCGGGAAGAACTGAATGAACTGGCTGCCGGCGCCATCCTTCACGATGTGGGGAAGATCTATATCCCGCGCAGCATCCTCAACAAAAAGGGCGCCCTCAGCAACAGAGAGTATGAGACGATCAAAAAACACCCTGTCTTTGGCGTCAAGTATTTTCAGGAGACCGGCATGGACCTCTCCGACGCTCAGTTGTATTGTATCCTTCAGCATCACGAGCACTGTGACGGGACCGGCTATCCTCAGGGACTGCGCTACCCACGGATCCATCTGTTCGCCCGCATCGTCGCTGTGGCCGACGTGTTCTCGGCGTTGACGGCCGGGCGCCCGCACCGCGCTCCCATGGACCAGTTGCACGCCATCGACATCCTCTGCCGGGAGTCGCGGAGCCATCTCGACATGCACATCGTCAGCATTTTGATCAACCGGCTGCGAGACCTGCTGCTGCACACGCGGGTCCGCCTCAACACCGGCGACGAGGGCTATGTGGTTGACTTTTTTGAAAGCTCGCCGCTGCGCCCGACGGTGCTCGTCACCCAGGATGCCTTCGGACGCAAGGTGGTCAGCCCCTACCTGGTCCACCTTCGTCAGGAGCAGGAACTAAGTCTCCAGGAAATCCTTTCTGGGAAACAGGCGTAG